From a region of the Pongo abelii isolate AG06213 chromosome 9, NHGRI_mPonAbe1-v2.0_pri, whole genome shotgun sequence genome:
- the MAJIN gene encoding membrane-anchored junction protein isoform X6: protein MKTCHLVPVEKKAVGAVMRKRKHMDEPSSPSRPGLDRAKIGTSSQGPSKKKPPVETRRNRERKTPQGLQETLASDITDVQKQDSEWGHSLPGRIVPPLQHNSPPPKERAASGFVGFLSSLFPFRYFFRKSSHS, encoded by the exons GTCCCAGTTGAGAAGAAAGCAGTAGGAGCTGTGATGAGGAAACGAAAACACATGGACGAGCCCAGCTCCCCCAGCAGGCCAGGGCTGGACAG GGCCAAGATAGGGACTTCCAGCCAAGGCCCCAGCAAAAAGAAGCCCCCTGTGGAAACCAGGAGA AATAGGGAAAGAAAAACCCCACAAGGATTGCAGGAGACTCTGGCCTCTGATATCACTGATGTCCAGAAACAAG attctgaGTGGGGGCACAGCCTGCCAGGGCGAATTGTCCCACCCCTGCAGCACAACTCACCTCCACCTAAGGAGCGAGCAGCCAGCGGCTTCGTTGGGTTTCTAAG CTCTCTCTTCCCGTTTCGATATTTCTTCAGGAAGAGCAGCCACTCTTGA
- the GPHA2 gene encoding glycoprotein hormone alpha-2 isoform X2, protein MLANKSLESQHQAGDQQEAQENSKPLCSWASEVMPMASPQTLVLCLLVLAVTEAWGQEAVIPGCHLHPFNVTVRSDRQGTCQGSHVAQACVGHCESSAFPSRYSVLVASGYRHNITSVSQCCTISGLKKVKVQLQCVGSRREEIEIFTARACQCDMCRLSRY, encoded by the exons ATGCTGGCAAATAAAAGCCTGGAGAGCCAGCACCAAGCTGGAGACCAGCAGGAGGCACAGGAAAACAGCAAGCCGCTCTGTTCCTGGGCCTCGGAAGTG ATGCCTATGGCGTCCCCTCAAACCCTGGTCCTGTGTCTGCTGGTCCTGGCAGTCACTGAAGCCTGGGGCCAGGAGGCAGTCATCCCAGGCTGCCACTTGCACC CCTTCAATGTGACAGTGCGAAGTGACCGCCAAGGCACCTGCCAGGGCTCCCACGTGGCACAGGCCTGTGTGGGCCACTGTGAGTCCAGCGCCTTCCCTTCTCGGTACTCTGTGCTGGTGGCCAGTGGTTACCGACACAATATCACCTCCGTCTCTCAGTGCTGCACCATCAGTGGCCTGAAGAAG GTCAAAGTACAGCTGCAGTGTGTGGGGAGCCGGAGGGAGGAGATCGAGATCTTCACGGCCAGGGCCTGCCAGTGTGACATGTGTCGCCTCTCTCGCTACTAG
- the PPP2R5B gene encoding serine/threonine-protein phosphatase 2A 56 kDa regulatory subunit beta isoform isoform X1 produces the protein METKLPPASTPTSPSSPGLSPVPPPDKVDGFSRRSLRRARPRRSHSSSQFRYQSNQQELTPLPLLKDVPASELHELLSRKLAQCGVMFDFLDCVADLKGKEVKRAALNELVECVGSTRGVLIEPVYPDIIRMISVNIFRTLPPSENPEFDPEEDEPNLEPSWPHLQLVYEFFLRFLESPDFQPSVAKRYVDQKFVLMLLELFDSEDPREREYLKTILHRVYGKFLGLRAYIRKQCNHIFLRFIYEFEHFNGVAELLEILGSIINGFALPLKTEHKQFLVRVLIPLHSVKSLSVFHAQLAYCVVQFLEKDATLTEHVIRGLLKYWPKTCTQKEVMFLGEMEEILDVIEPSQFVKIQEPLFKQVARCVSSPHFQVAERALYFWNNEYILSLIEDNCHTVLPAVFGTLYQVSKEHWNQTIVSLIYNVLKTFMEMNGKLFDELTASYKLEKQQEQQKAQERQELWQGLEELRLRRLQGTQGAKEAPLQRLTPQVAANGGQS, from the exons ATGGAGACCAAGCTGCCCCCTGCAAGCACCCCCACTAGCCCCTCCTCCCCTGGGCTGTCGCCTGTGCCCCCACCAGACAAGGTGGACGGCTTCTCCCGCCGTTCCCTCCGCAGAGCCCGGCCCCGCCGCTCCCACAGCTCCTCTCAGTTCCGCTATCAGAGCAACCAGCAGGAGCTCACACCGCTGCCCCTGCTCAAAG ATGTGCCGGCTTCCGAGCTGCACGAGCTGCTGAGCCGGAAGCTGGCCCAGTGTGGGGTGATGTTTGACTTCTTGGACTGTGTGGCCGACCTCAAGGGGAAGGAGGTGAAGCGGGCAGCCCTCAACGAGCTGGTGGAGTGTGTGGGGAGCACCCGGGGTGTCCTCATCGAGCCCGTCTACCCAGACATCATCCGCATG ATCTCAGTGAATATCTTCCGGACTCTGCCGCCCAGTGAGAACCCTGAATTTGACCCTGAAGAGGATGAGCCCAACCTTGAGCCTTCGTGGCCACACCTGCAG CTGGTATATGAGTTTTTCCTGCGTTTCTTGGAGAGCCCAGACTTCCAGCCCTCCGTGGCCAAGAGATATGTGGATCAAAAGTTTGTCCTGATG CTCCTGGAGCTGTTTGATAGCGAGGACCCCCGGGAGCGTGAGTACCTCAAGACCATCCTGCACCGGGTCTATGGCAAGTTCCTGGGTCTCCGGGCCTACATCCGCAAACAGTGCAACCACATCTTCCTCCG GTTCATCTATGAATTCGAGCACTTCAATGGTGTGGCTGAGCTGCTGGAGATCCTAGGAAG CATCATCAATGGCTTTGCGCTGCCCCTGAAGACGGAGCACAAGCAGTTCCTGGTTCGCGTCCTGATCCCCCTGCACTCTGTCAAGTCGCTGTCTGTCTTCCATGCCCAG CTGGCATACTGTGTGGTGCAGTTCCTGGAGAAGGATGCCACTCTGACAGAGCAC GTGATCCGGGGGCTGCTCAAATACTGGCCAAAAACCTGCACCCAGAAGGAG GTGATGTTTCTGGGGGAGATGGAAGAGATTCTTGATGTCATCGAGCCCTCCCAGTTTGTGAAGATCCAGGAGCCCCTTTTTAAGCAGGTGGCTCGCTGTGTTTCCAGCCCCCATTTCCAG GTTGCAGAGCGGGCTCTGTATTTCTGGAACAATGAGTATATCCTAAGCCTCATTGAGGACAACTGCCACACTGTGCTGCCTGCTGTGTTTGGGACCCTCTACCAAGTCTCCAAGGAGCACTGGAACCA AACCATCGTATCACTGATCTACAATGTGCTCAAGACCTTCATGGAGATGAATGGGAAACTGTTTGATGAGCTCACAGCCTCCTACAAGCTGGAAAAGCAGCA GGAGCAGCAGAAGGCCCAGGAGCGTCAGGAGTTATGGCAAGGTCTGGAAGAGCTGCGGCTACGCCGGCTACAGGGGACCCAGGGGGCCAAGGAGGCCCCCCTCCAGCGGCTTACACCCCAGGTGGCCGCCAATGGTGGTCAGAGCTAG
- the MAJIN gene encoding membrane-anchored junction protein isoform X5 has product MKWFHENLSPGKPISDSPLGLVPVEKKAVGAVMRKRKHMDEPSSPSRPGLDRAKIGTSSQGPSKKKPPVETRRNRERKTPQGLQETLASDITDVQKQDSEWGHSLPGRIVPPLQHNSPPPKERAASGFVGFLSSLFPFRYFFRKSSHS; this is encoded by the exons GGAAACCAATAAGTGACAGTCCTCTTGGGTTG GTCCCAGTTGAGAAGAAAGCAGTAGGAGCTGTGATGAGGAAACGAAAACACATGGACGAGCCCAGCTCCCCCAGCAGGCCAGGGCTGGACAG GGCCAAGATAGGGACTTCCAGCCAAGGCCCCAGCAAAAAGAAGCCCCCTGTGGAAACCAGGAGA AATAGGGAAAGAAAAACCCCACAAGGATTGCAGGAGACTCTGGCCTCTGATATCACTGATGTCCAGAAACAAG attctgaGTGGGGGCACAGCCTGCCAGGGCGAATTGTCCCACCCCTGCAGCACAACTCACCTCCACCTAAGGAGCGAGCAGCCAGCGGCTTCGTTGGGTTTCTAAG CTCTCTCTTCCCGTTTCGATATTTCTTCAGGAAGAGCAGCCACTCTTGA
- the MAJIN gene encoding membrane-anchored junction protein isoform X7, with amino-acid sequence MKWFHENLSPGKPISDSPLGLISETMSVTECLFSPAKLVLKVAFGSLRMGSFLHCAFMNCEQLWKGGVTGICFLLKVPVEKKAVGAVMRKRKHMDEPSSPSRPGLDRAKIGTSSQGPSKKKPPVETRRNRERKTPQGLQETLASDITDVQKQDSEWGHSLPGRIVPPLQHNSPPPKERAASGFVGFLSSLFPFRYFFRKSSHS; translated from the exons GGAAACCAATAAGTGACAGTCCTCTTGGGTTG ATTTCTGAGACCATGTCTGTAACAGAATGTCTATTCTCACCTGCAAAGCTGGTGTTAAAAGTTGCCTTTGGCAGTTTAAGGATGGGGAGTTTTCTTCACTGTGCCTTCATGAACTGTGAGCAACTCTGGAAAGGAGGAGTCACAGGCATCTGCTTCCTCCTGAAGGTCCCAGTTGAGAAGAAAGCAGTAGGAGCTGTGATGAGGAAACGAAAACACATGGACGAGCCCAGCTCCCCCAGCAGGCCAGGGCTGGACAG GGCCAAGATAGGGACTTCCAGCCAAGGCCCCAGCAAAAAGAAGCCCCCTGTGGAAACCAGGAGA AATAGGGAAAGAAAAACCCCACAAGGATTGCAGGAGACTCTGGCCTCTGATATCACTGATGTCCAGAAACAAG attctgaGTGGGGGCACAGCCTGCCAGGGCGAATTGTCCCACCCCTGCAGCACAACTCACCTCCACCTAAGGAGCGAGCAGCCAGCGGCTTCGTTGGGTTTCTAAG CTCTCTCTTCCCGTTTCGATATTTCTTCAGGAAGAGCAGCCACTCTTGA
- the PPP2R5B gene encoding serine/threonine-protein phosphatase 2A 56 kDa regulatory subunit beta isoform isoform X2 — METKLPPASTPTSPSSPGLSPVPPPDKVDGFSRRSLRRARPRRSHSSSQFRYQSNQQELTPLPLLKDVPASELHELLSRKLAQCGVMFDFLDCVADLKGKEVKRAALNELVECVGSTRGVLIEPVYPDIIRMISVNIFRTLPPSENPEFDPEEDEPNLEPSWPHLQLVYEFFLRFLESPDFQPSVAKRYVDQKFVLMLLELFDSEDPREREYLKTILHRVYGKFLGLRAYIRKQCNHIFLRFIYEFEHFNGVAELLEILGSIINGFALPLKTEHKQFLVRVLIPLHSVKSLSVFHAQLAYCVVQFLEKDATLTEHVIRGLLKYWPKTCTQKEVAERALYFWNNEYILSLIEDNCHTVLPAVFGTLYQVSKEHWNQTIVSLIYNVLKTFMEMNGKLFDELTASYKLEKQQEQQKAQERQELWQGLEELRLRRLQGTQGAKEAPLQRLTPQVAANGGQS, encoded by the exons ATGGAGACCAAGCTGCCCCCTGCAAGCACCCCCACTAGCCCCTCCTCCCCTGGGCTGTCGCCTGTGCCCCCACCAGACAAGGTGGACGGCTTCTCCCGCCGTTCCCTCCGCAGAGCCCGGCCCCGCCGCTCCCACAGCTCCTCTCAGTTCCGCTATCAGAGCAACCAGCAGGAGCTCACACCGCTGCCCCTGCTCAAAG ATGTGCCGGCTTCCGAGCTGCACGAGCTGCTGAGCCGGAAGCTGGCCCAGTGTGGGGTGATGTTTGACTTCTTGGACTGTGTGGCCGACCTCAAGGGGAAGGAGGTGAAGCGGGCAGCCCTCAACGAGCTGGTGGAGTGTGTGGGGAGCACCCGGGGTGTCCTCATCGAGCCCGTCTACCCAGACATCATCCGCATG ATCTCAGTGAATATCTTCCGGACTCTGCCGCCCAGTGAGAACCCTGAATTTGACCCTGAAGAGGATGAGCCCAACCTTGAGCCTTCGTGGCCACACCTGCAG CTGGTATATGAGTTTTTCCTGCGTTTCTTGGAGAGCCCAGACTTCCAGCCCTCCGTGGCCAAGAGATATGTGGATCAAAAGTTTGTCCTGATG CTCCTGGAGCTGTTTGATAGCGAGGACCCCCGGGAGCGTGAGTACCTCAAGACCATCCTGCACCGGGTCTATGGCAAGTTCCTGGGTCTCCGGGCCTACATCCGCAAACAGTGCAACCACATCTTCCTCCG GTTCATCTATGAATTCGAGCACTTCAATGGTGTGGCTGAGCTGCTGGAGATCCTAGGAAG CATCATCAATGGCTTTGCGCTGCCCCTGAAGACGGAGCACAAGCAGTTCCTGGTTCGCGTCCTGATCCCCCTGCACTCTGTCAAGTCGCTGTCTGTCTTCCATGCCCAG CTGGCATACTGTGTGGTGCAGTTCCTGGAGAAGGATGCCACTCTGACAGAGCAC GTGATCCGGGGGCTGCTCAAATACTGGCCAAAAACCTGCACCCAGAAGGAG GTTGCAGAGCGGGCTCTGTATTTCTGGAACAATGAGTATATCCTAAGCCTCATTGAGGACAACTGCCACACTGTGCTGCCTGCTGTGTTTGGGACCCTCTACCAAGTCTCCAAGGAGCACTGGAACCA AACCATCGTATCACTGATCTACAATGTGCTCAAGACCTTCATGGAGATGAATGGGAAACTGTTTGATGAGCTCACAGCCTCCTACAAGCTGGAAAAGCAGCA GGAGCAGCAGAAGGCCCAGGAGCGTCAGGAGTTATGGCAAGGTCTGGAAGAGCTGCGGCTACGCCGGCTACAGGGGACCCAGGGGGCCAAGGAGGCCCCCCTCCAGCGGCTTACACCCCAGGTGGCCGCCAATGGTGGTCAGAGCTAG
- the GPHA2 gene encoding glycoprotein hormone alpha-2 isoform X1, with translation MLANKSLESQHQAGDQQEAQENSKPLCSWASEVMPMASPQTLVLCLLVLAVTEAWGQEAVIPGCHLHREYLWDQRARRSGGSGWEQRADRVDGGAGSTLEGPTLRHRQQELGRGKPWQRRRLLLAYLLLAFNVTVRSDRQGTCQGSHVAQACVGHCESSAFPSRYSVLVASGYRHNITSVSQCCTISGLKKVKVQLQCVGSRREEIEIFTARACQCDMCRLSRY, from the exons ATGCTGGCAAATAAAAGCCTGGAGAGCCAGCACCAAGCTGGAGACCAGCAGGAGGCACAGGAAAACAGCAAGCCGCTCTGTTCCTGGGCCTCGGAAGTG ATGCCTATGGCGTCCCCTCAAACCCTGGTCCTGTGTCTGCTGGTCCTGGCAGTCACTGAAGCCTGGGGCCAGGAGGCAGTCATCCCAGGCTGCCACTTGCACCGTGAGTACCTCTGGGACCAGAGGGCTAGGAGGAGTGGAGGTTCTGGGTGGGAGCAAAGAGCTGATAGAGTGGACGGTGGGGCAGGCAGCACCCTAGAGGGCCCCACACTGAGGCACAGGCAACAGGAGCTGGGGCGAGGCAAACCTTGGCAGAGGCGCCGTCTACTGCTTGCCTATCTCCTTCTAGCCTTCAATGTGACAGTGCGAAGTGACCGCCAAGGCACCTGCCAGGGCTCCCACGTGGCACAGGCCTGTGTGGGCCACTGTGAGTCCAGCGCCTTCCCTTCTCGGTACTCTGTGCTGGTGGCCAGTGGTTACCGACACAATATCACCTCCGTCTCTCAGTGCTGCACCATCAGTGGCCTGAAGAAG GTCAAAGTACAGCTGCAGTGTGTGGGGAGCCGGAGGGAGGAGATCGAGATCTTCACGGCCAGGGCCTGCCAGTGTGACATGTGTCGCCTCTCTCGCTACTAG